Proteins from a genomic interval of Coccinella septempunctata chromosome 2, icCocSept1.1, whole genome shotgun sequence:
- the LOC123307303 gene encoding phosphatidylglycerophosphatase and protein-tyrosine phosphatase 1 isoform X2, which produces MFGRITFVPTLVYNMVMEKCSARKWYNRIDENVILGALPFPKLTKQLTEQENVKAVISMNEDYELWFANDRKRWNELGIDFLQLSTADIFDTPSQTKLTTGVAFINKYINRNDGSTVYVHCKAGRTRSATLVGCYLMKRWGWTPDEAVDFMQLKRPHILLHTPQWEALRLYYKEQVLIGNKNFS; this is translated from the exons atgtTTGGCAGAATCACTTTTGTGCCTACACTTGTTTATAACATGGTCATGGAGAAGTGTTCGGCCAGAAAATGGTACAATAGAATCGATGAAAATGTTATTCTGGGGGCTCTGCCTTTTCCCAAATTGACCAAGCAG TTAACCGAGCAAGAGAATGTTAAAGCAGTTATATCAATGAATGAAGATTATGAGCTTTGGTTTGCCAATGATAGAAAG AGATGGAATGAGTTAGGCATTGATTTCTTACAATTATCAACAGCAGATATCTTCGACACACCATCTCAAACAAAATTGACTACTGGAGTAGCATTTATTAACAAGTATATCAATCGGAATGATGGATCAACAGTATATGTGCACTGTAAAGCAGGAAGAACAAGAAGTGCAACCTTGGTTGGATGTTACTTAATGAAA AGATGGGGTTGGACTCCAGACGAGGCTGTAGATTTTATGCAATTAAAAAGACCACATATCTTGCTTCACACTCCTCAGTGGGAAGCCCTAAGGCTATATTACAAAGAACAAGTATTAATAGGCAATAAGAAtttttcctga
- the LOC123307222 gene encoding uncharacterized protein LOC123307222 → MAEQNQNVEQEEEVEAYCSDSVDDVPIEIGEKRSSLDEHILRLTSDIMEEKTFTLEQASFQGKGNFQDRVDIIISQMREISQFINLKCGMIDKMNILMCILTFKIFDIQHKFNVKLDLLKAQRENIILSKDDENMIPIDLLELDREMRELQYRHHERSRGYKQQKIEMQIEYEKINGTLDQHLDILKGHLKMLKDEHENFLADTKRAEPLLIDYIIQSAVEEFSVVIEQFEGKQIKGWKSLEGDEEMLDNLQSRGLAVSKSGYILTEGGERLSYDEAEKRQLLEGLDFRSRIFSPAEQQANEDIVGTPSSVQTIEETEKESLGSQISSEDVSYLKDTLGKPLTLAIAEITAKQPRDPIHYLGHWLFKYRYNQELDVTQKQEYEALMLERNRLLKEKLQRLYEEEAKLVIFEMINNAENEAIRKELERILREQVMGGEDEENDQATKEYEELKKLLKMIQKTSENR, encoded by the exons ATGGCAGAACAAAACCAAAACGttgaacaagaagaagaagtggaagCTTACTGTTCCGATAGCGTCGACGATGTTCCTATAGAAATTGGGGAAAAG AGATCTTCACTAGATGAGCATATACTAAGACTAACCAGCGACATAATGGAAGAAAAAACTTTCACCTTGGAACAAGCCTCTTTCCAGGG taaaggCAATTTTCAAGACAGAGTCGACATAATCATTTCTCAAATGAGAGAAATATCACAATTCATAAATTTAAAATGTGGGATGATAGAtaagatgaatattttgatgTGCATCTTAACATTCAAAATATTCGACATCCAGCACAAATTCAACGTCAAACTCGATTTGCTGAAAGCTCAAAgggagaatattattctgagTAAAGATGATGAAAATATGATACCAATCGATCTCTTGGAGTTAGACAGGGAGATGAGAGAACTGCAATATCGTCATCATGAGAGGTCTAGGGGTTACAAGCAACAAAAAATC gAAATGCAAattgaatatgaaaaaataaatggaaCCTTAGATCAACATCTAGATATACTAAAAGGTCACCTCAAAATGTTGAAggacgaacatgaaaatttTCTCGCCGACACGAAAAGAGCTGAACCCCTTCTGATAGATTACATAATACAATCTGCGGTAGAAGAATTTTCCGTTGTTATCGAACAATTTGAAGGAAAGCAGATAAAGGGTTGGAAGTCCCTTGAGGGTGATGAGGAAATGTTAG ATAATTTACAATCTAGAGGACTAGCAGTTTCCAAGTCTGGCTATATACTCACGGAAGGCGGGGAAAGACTGAGTTACGACGAGGCTGAAAAAAGACAATTGCTGGAGGGTTTAGATTTTCGGAGTAGAATTTTCAGTCCAGCAGAACAACAAGCTAATGAGGATATTGTCGGTACTCCCTCATCAGTTCAGACCATTGAAGAAACAGAAAAAG aaagTCTAGGTAGTCAAATATCATCGGAAGACGTATCATACCTCAAAGATACGCTTGGAAAACCGTTGACTTTAGCAATAGCAGAGATAACCGCGAAGCAACCAAGAGACCCGATACATTATTTGGGACACTGGTTATTCAAATACCGTTACAACCAAGAGTTAGACGTCACTCAGAAGCAGGAATACGAAGCGCTAATGCTCGAAAGAAACAGATTGCTGAAAGAGAAACTG CAACGATTGTACGAAGAAGAAGCAAAATtggtaattttcgaaatgatcaATAACGCAGAAAACGAGGCTATCAGAAAAGAACTCGAGAGGATTTTGAGGGAGCAGGTGATGGGCGGCGAGGATGAAGAAAACGATCAGGCGACCAAAGAATATGAAGAACTGAAGAAACTACTGAAAATGATACAGAAAACTTCTGAAAATCGTTAG
- the LOC123307303 gene encoding phosphatidylglycerophosphatase and protein-tyrosine phosphatase 1 isoform X1: protein MWKEYMSRITFVPTLVYNMVMEKCSARKWYNRIDENVILGALPFPKLTKQLTEQENVKAVISMNEDYELWFANDRKRWNELGIDFLQLSTADIFDTPSQTKLTTGVAFINKYINRNDGSTVYVHCKAGRTRSATLVGCYLMKRWGWTPDEAVDFMQLKRPHILLHTPQWEALRLYYKEQVLIGNKNFS from the exons ATGTGGAAAGAGTATATGAGCAG AATCACTTTTGTGCCTACACTTGTTTATAACATGGTCATGGAGAAGTGTTCGGCCAGAAAATGGTACAATAGAATCGATGAAAATGTTATTCTGGGGGCTCTGCCTTTTCCCAAATTGACCAAGCAG TTAACCGAGCAAGAGAATGTTAAAGCAGTTATATCAATGAATGAAGATTATGAGCTTTGGTTTGCCAATGATAGAAAG AGATGGAATGAGTTAGGCATTGATTTCTTACAATTATCAACAGCAGATATCTTCGACACACCATCTCAAACAAAATTGACTACTGGAGTAGCATTTATTAACAAGTATATCAATCGGAATGATGGATCAACAGTATATGTGCACTGTAAAGCAGGAAGAACAAGAAGTGCAACCTTGGTTGGATGTTACTTAATGAAA AGATGGGGTTGGACTCCAGACGAGGCTGTAGATTTTATGCAATTAAAAAGACCACATATCTTGCTTCACACTCCTCAGTGGGAAGCCCTAAGGCTATATTACAAAGAACAAGTATTAATAGGCAATAAGAAtttttcctga